A part of Arthrobacter dokdonellae genomic DNA contains:
- a CDS encoding acyl-CoA dehydrogenase family protein, whose amino-acid sequence MTVGQLAGLDGRGTAVDPGSYERLLAGVTEWVEGPGEKWAGVIEATGAVPATLRTELRERGFLGLAAPRELGGAGLSFTQWMGLMEVFSRSHASIRMIVHVVNGTWRSMNPHATEEQRQRFVVPSVAGDITVAFTLTEPDNGTGADITSTVRRDGDVYLLNGHKHLITFGVDCDYWLLFARLEGSLGKDGTVALLVGRESPGATVEDTSNTMGVRGTDHARLTFRDTPVPVANRLGREGDGLAIALGGFLTPSRISVAMSCVGLAERAQELAVAYARRRVTFGKPIASRQAIAFMLAENAADIQAARALVMHAAAQWEDVAGDAAALSSMAKLTAVDMLTRVTDKALQVHGGLGYWKSEPIERVYRDARAQRFEEGTNEIQKTVIAKDLLDRAAAQEEAGA is encoded by the coding sequence ATGACGGTTGGCCAGCTGGCGGGCCTGGACGGGCGCGGCACCGCCGTCGACCCCGGAAGCTACGAGCGGCTTCTCGCCGGGGTGACGGAGTGGGTGGAGGGGCCCGGCGAAAAGTGGGCGGGCGTGATCGAGGCCACCGGCGCCGTCCCGGCGACTCTGCGGACGGAGCTGAGGGAACGCGGCTTTCTGGGGCTGGCCGCGCCGCGCGAACTTGGCGGTGCGGGGCTTTCCTTCACGCAGTGGATGGGCCTGATGGAGGTGTTCTCGCGGTCGCACGCGTCGATCCGGATGATTGTCCACGTGGTCAACGGCACGTGGCGCTCCATGAACCCGCACGCCACCGAGGAACAGCGCCAACGATTCGTGGTGCCGTCGGTGGCCGGGGACATCACCGTGGCCTTCACGCTCACCGAACCCGACAACGGGACCGGTGCGGACATCACCTCCACTGTGCGCCGCGACGGGGACGTGTACCTGCTCAACGGCCACAAGCACCTGATCACCTTCGGCGTGGACTGCGACTACTGGCTGCTGTTCGCCCGGCTGGAAGGCAGCCTCGGCAAGGACGGGACGGTGGCCCTGCTGGTGGGGCGCGAATCCCCCGGCGCCACCGTGGAGGACACCTCGAACACCATGGGCGTGCGCGGCACCGACCACGCCCGGCTGACGTTCCGCGACACGCCCGTGCCCGTGGCCAACCGGCTGGGGCGGGAGGGCGACGGGCTGGCCATTGCGCTGGGCGGCTTCCTGACGCCGAGCCGGATCTCGGTGGCCATGAGCTGCGTGGGCCTGGCCGAACGGGCGCAGGAACTGGCCGTGGCCTACGCCAGGCGGCGCGTCACCTTTGGCAAGCCCATCGCCTCCCGGCAGGCGATCGCCTTCATGCTGGCCGAAAACGCCGCCGACATCCAGGCCGCCCGGGCCCTGGTCATGCACGCCGCCGCGCAGTGGGAGGACGTCGCGGGCGACGCCGCGGCGCTGTCCTCGATGGCGAAGCTGACGGCGGTGGACATGCTCACCCGCGTCACCGACAAGGCCCTGCAGGTCCACGGCGGGCTGGGCTACTGGAAGTCCGAACCCATCGAAAGGGTTTACCGGGACGCCCGCGCCCAGCGCTTTGAGGAAGGCACCAACGAAATCCAGAAGACGGTCATTGCCAAGGACCTCCTTGACCGGGCGGCAGCACAGGAAGAGGCAGGCGCGTGA
- a CDS encoding Rieske (2Fe-2S) protein, which yields MTLEPSPVSSAASSPVSSPSRRNVLRATTAVSGGACALALAGCVPAASPASKRVSAPQPIPTTGTPVRVGKVSELAVGATAAGTANGVNVVIYRPDAATVLAYSDVCTHAGCAVAPDGADFKCPCHSSVFKGTDGTVVSGPAREALPRFAAAIDGDWITVRV from the coding sequence ATGACTCTTGAGCCTTCCCCCGTGTCGTCCGCTGCGTCGTCCCCTGTGTCCTCCCCCAGCCGCCGCAACGTCCTCCGGGCCACCACCGCCGTCTCCGGCGGCGCCTGTGCCCTGGCGCTGGCCGGGTGCGTGCCGGCAGCGTCACCGGCCTCCAAAAGGGTGTCCGCGCCGCAACCCATCCCCACCACGGGGACGCCGGTGCGGGTGGGAAAGGTCTCCGAGCTGGCCGTCGGCGCCACCGCCGCGGGCACGGCCAACGGGGTCAACGTGGTGATCTACCGTCCGGACGCGGCCACGGTGCTGGCCTACAGCGACGTGTGCACGCATGCCGGCTGCGCGGTGGCGCCTGACGGCGCCGACTTCAAGTGCCCGTGCCACAGCTCGGTGTTCAAGGGGACCGACGGCACGGTGGTGTCCGGGCCCGCCAGGGAGGCGCTGCCCCGTTTCGCGGCGGCCATCGACGGCGACTGGATCACCGTGAGGGTCTGA
- a CDS encoding 3-hydroxyacyl-CoA dehydrogenase NAD-binding domain-containing protein encodes MSARDFQQLTDLVPDEVVTHSYVQDIPLPGVDGAPSAGTLALITLDNSLDHRRPSTLGPNTLVELGTVLEAQRDRAARGEIAGVGVTGKPYFLAAGADLSAVKSLKDKDAGRLMARLGHDVYSTLNDLGVPSFVFINGLALGGGLEIALNATYRTVSTGAGALGLPEAFLGLVPGWGGVYLLPRLIGPANAVTVMLENPLSNNRTLSGAAAFKLGIADAIFEPADFVEQSVNWAARVLAGAETPARPHAVSEPLSEADSAAWDAAVEHAKALVEAKTSNAAPAPARVIELLEKGRNFTRAESFAAEEDALADLMQTPQFRDTVYAFLDLVQKRGKRPAGAPDAKLARPVTKVGVVGAGLMAGQFALLFARLLKVPVVMTDIDQERVDKGVGYVHGEVDKLLAKGRISPDAANRTKALVTGSVSKEAFSDADFVIEAVFEELEVKKQVFAEVEAIVSPECILATNTSSLSVTAMAEGLEHPERLVGFHFFNPVALMPLLEIVRAPKTDDAALATAFATAKALRKTAVLVKDAAAFVVNRVLLRLMSEVFQAFDEGTDAHTADTALRPLGLPMTPFTLLAMVGLPVAQHVTESMHAAFGDRIAVSANLQALVDAGKKGLWEKTEDGSHHIPADTLALLSFGTTPSTAEELLGRTRDALAEEIGLMLAEGVVAGPEDIDLCMILGAGWPMHLGGITPYLDRTGASERVNGRRFHTA; translated from the coding sequence ATGAGCGCCCGGGATTTCCAGCAGCTCACGGACCTTGTCCCCGACGAGGTGGTGACACACTCCTACGTCCAGGACATCCCCCTGCCCGGCGTGGACGGCGCCCCGAGCGCCGGCACCCTTGCCCTGATCACCCTGGACAACAGCCTGGACCACCGCCGGCCCAGCACGCTCGGCCCCAACACGCTCGTGGAACTGGGCACCGTCCTGGAGGCGCAGCGGGACAGGGCGGCGCGCGGCGAGATTGCCGGCGTCGGCGTCACCGGCAAGCCGTACTTTCTGGCGGCCGGCGCCGACCTCTCCGCCGTGAAGAGCCTCAAGGACAAGGACGCAGGACGCCTGATGGCCCGCCTGGGGCACGACGTCTACTCCACGCTGAACGACCTGGGCGTGCCCAGCTTCGTGTTCATCAACGGCCTGGCCCTGGGCGGCGGCCTGGAAATTGCCCTCAACGCCACCTACCGCACGGTGTCCACCGGCGCCGGCGCGCTGGGCCTGCCCGAAGCCTTCCTGGGCCTGGTGCCCGGCTGGGGCGGCGTCTACCTGCTCCCCCGCCTCATCGGCCCGGCCAACGCCGTGACGGTCATGCTGGAAAACCCCCTCTCCAACAACCGCACCCTCAGCGGCGCGGCCGCCTTCAAGCTCGGCATTGCCGACGCGATCTTTGAACCGGCGGACTTCGTGGAGCAGTCGGTCAACTGGGCCGCCCGCGTCCTGGCAGGTGCCGAGACGCCCGCCCGCCCCCATGCTGTCTCCGAGCCGTTGAGCGAGGCGGACAGCGCGGCCTGGGATGCCGCCGTCGAACATGCCAAGGCCTTGGTGGAGGCCAAGACCTCCAACGCCGCCCCGGCACCGGCCCGCGTGATCGAACTGCTGGAGAAGGGCAGGAACTTCACCCGCGCGGAGTCCTTTGCGGCCGAGGAAGACGCGCTGGCGGACCTCATGCAGACGCCCCAGTTCCGCGACACCGTGTACGCGTTCCTGGACCTGGTGCAAAAGCGCGGCAAGCGCCCGGCCGGCGCGCCCGACGCCAAGCTGGCCCGTCCCGTCACCAAGGTCGGCGTGGTGGGCGCCGGCCTCATGGCCGGGCAGTTCGCGCTGCTCTTCGCGCGGCTGCTCAAGGTGCCCGTCGTCATGACAGACATTGACCAGGAACGCGTGGACAAGGGTGTGGGCTACGTGCACGGCGAAGTGGACAAGCTGCTGGCCAAGGGCCGCATCAGCCCGGACGCCGCGAACCGCACGAAGGCGCTGGTCACCGGATCCGTGTCCAAGGAGGCGTTCTCCGACGCCGACTTCGTGATCGAGGCCGTGTTTGAAGAGCTCGAGGTCAAGAAGCAGGTGTTTGCCGAGGTGGAGGCCATCGTCTCCCCGGAGTGCATCCTGGCCACGAACACCTCCTCACTGTCCGTGACGGCCATGGCGGAGGGCCTGGAACACCCCGAACGGCTGGTGGGGTTCCACTTCTTCAACCCCGTGGCGCTCATGCCGCTGCTGGAGATCGTCCGGGCACCCAAGACCGACGACGCCGCCCTCGCCACCGCCTTTGCCACCGCCAAGGCGCTGCGCAAGACTGCCGTGCTGGTCAAGGACGCGGCCGCATTTGTGGTGAACCGCGTGCTGCTGCGCCTCATGAGCGAGGTCTTTCAGGCCTTCGACGAGGGCACCGACGCCCACACGGCCGACACCGCGCTGCGCCCCCTGGGCCTGCCGATGACCCCTTTCACGCTGCTCGCCATGGTCGGCCTGCCCGTGGCACAGCACGTCACGGAGTCCATGCACGCCGCGTTCGGCGACCGGATCGCCGTCTCTGCCAACCTGCAGGCGCTCGTCGACGCCGGCAAAAAGGGGCTGTGGGAGAAGACGGAGGACGGCTCGCACCATATTCCGGCCGACACCCTGGCCCTGCTGTCCTTCGGCACCACGCCCTCCACCGCCGAGGAACTGCTGGGCAGGACCCGGGACGCCCTCGCCGAGGAGATCGGCCTCATGCTGGCCGAGGGCGTGGTCGCAGGGCCGGAGGACATCGACCTGTGCATGATCCTCGGCGCCGGCTGGCCCATGCACCTGGGCGGCATCACCCCGTACCTGGACCGCACGGGCGCCTCGGAGCGTGTCAACGGCAGGCGCTTCCACACCGCCTAA
- a CDS encoding SDR family oxidoreductase → MSGKYDGKIALITGSSRGIGRHLALALAAEGAAVVVNYRRNADLADDVAAEARRLGGRAISVKADVEDPAGIVELFDAAAAEYGRLDYFVNNAAAAAFKKIVDLKVHHLDRSYAMNLRPFVLGAQEAVKLMDNGGRIVAVTSYGSTRGFASYAALGPYKAAVESFIRYMAVEFAGYGINVNGVNGGLIQSDSLDYFYGMPGMAPMERVLETIPLGRPGTVADMANAVEFLLSDKSAYMTGQTLVVDGGMTVAAAPYYHQVTEPLTLPDRPTRE, encoded by the coding sequence GTGAGCGGAAAGTACGACGGAAAAATTGCCCTGATCACCGGCTCGTCGCGCGGGATCGGCAGGCACCTGGCCCTGGCGCTCGCCGCGGAGGGGGCCGCCGTCGTCGTCAACTACCGGCGGAACGCGGACCTGGCGGACGACGTCGCCGCCGAGGCCCGGCGGTTAGGTGGGCGGGCCATCTCGGTCAAGGCCGATGTGGAGGACCCTGCCGGCATTGTTGAACTGTTCGACGCCGCGGCCGCCGAGTACGGCCGCCTGGACTACTTCGTCAACAATGCCGCCGCCGCGGCGTTCAAGAAGATCGTGGACCTGAAGGTCCATCACCTTGACCGCTCCTACGCCATGAACCTGCGCCCTTTTGTCCTGGGCGCGCAGGAGGCCGTGAAGCTGATGGACAACGGCGGGCGGATCGTGGCCGTGACCAGCTACGGCAGCACGCGCGGCTTCGCCAGCTACGCCGCGCTGGGCCCGTACAAGGCGGCGGTGGAGTCGTTCATCCGCTACATGGCTGTGGAATTTGCCGGCTACGGCATCAACGTCAACGGGGTCAACGGCGGACTCATCCAATCCGACTCGCTCGACTATTTCTACGGGATGCCTGGGATGGCGCCCATGGAGCGGGTGCTGGAAACCATCCCGTTGGGACGCCCCGGGACTGTCGCGGACATGGCCAACGCCGTGGAATTCCTGCTCTCCGACAAGTCCGCGTACATGACCGGGCAGACCCTGGTGGTGGATGGCGGAATGACGGTGGCCGCGGCCCCCTACTACCACCAGGTCACGGAGCCGTTGACGCTCCCGGACCGGCCGACGCGCGAGTAG
- a CDS encoding TraR/DksA family transcriptional regulator, with protein MPHDELFRELLAARVEHARGQVTRLRGEIREVTLAHRDTPADDEHDPEGSTVTLERERAVALLAFLDAQVAELREAQERLAHGTFGICERCGQPVPAERLEIRPEARHCVTCAGIRAREH; from the coding sequence ATGCCTCATGACGAGCTGTTCCGGGAGTTATTGGCCGCGCGCGTGGAACATGCGCGGGGACAGGTCACCAGGCTGCGCGGTGAAATCCGTGAAGTGACGCTCGCCCACCGCGATACGCCGGCGGATGATGAACACGACCCCGAAGGGTCCACCGTGACGTTGGAGCGGGAGCGGGCCGTTGCCCTGTTGGCGTTCCTTGACGCCCAAGTGGCTGAGTTGCGGGAAGCGCAGGAGCGACTGGCGCACGGAACCTTCGGCATTTGTGAACGTTGCGGGCAACCGGTTCCGGCCGAACGGCTCGAGATCCGGCCGGAGGCGAGGCACTGCGTGACCTGTGCCGGGATTCGGGCGCGCGAGCATTGA
- a CDS encoding Na+/H+ antiporter, with the protein MNEKAVVVALGTLAVIVGLMLATVLMVGLGDRIRLPYPVLMIILSAGAAFIPGFPQVKIEPELILPLFLPPLLFATALKSSWSVFRVRWRSIVLLAVALVVVTTATVAGAAWLLVPGIGIPAAIALGAMVAPPDPVAVESIAGKVRMPRRLSGVLQSEGLFNDATAIVIFQTAVAAAVAGQDVGPGIIVSFLLGAVGAAAIGLAAGWVTKKLMDYVTNPVGHSAVTLVVPFAVYIAADSVHASGVVAVVVTALEIRRGSRAGAAQERVTVTAFWDVVELMVTGVAFGLVGLEVRQAAEGQETNIGALTWPAALICVLCFAVRAAWLALLVLPSRRRGAGAPPSNAKDVAALTWCGMRGLATLALALALPSTLADGSPFPGRAQIVLLAVAVLLSTLVLPGLTLPWLMKRLRLSESPETQKEIEQDLASRAEGAAMAAVQASDLLDGVDEKRIEWVKRQLLQLHTELAGTPTDAAKEERSEFRGWAIAVQSLALDAARQEMVTARGETGSDTVAADQVLRRLDLRTMLVPD; encoded by the coding sequence ATGAACGAAAAAGCGGTGGTGGTGGCGTTGGGAACCTTGGCAGTGATTGTTGGATTGATGCTGGCTACGGTCCTCATGGTTGGGCTCGGGGACCGCATCCGTCTGCCGTATCCGGTGCTGATGATTATTCTTTCTGCCGGTGCGGCATTCATCCCCGGGTTCCCGCAGGTCAAAATCGAGCCCGAACTGATTCTGCCGCTCTTTTTGCCGCCGCTGCTGTTCGCCACCGCGTTGAAGTCATCATGGTCCGTGTTCCGGGTTCGCTGGCGCAGCATCGTGTTGTTGGCGGTTGCGCTGGTCGTGGTGACGACGGCAACGGTGGCGGGGGCCGCCTGGTTGCTGGTGCCCGGAATAGGCATACCGGCGGCCATCGCCCTCGGCGCCATGGTGGCCCCGCCTGATCCGGTCGCCGTGGAGTCCATTGCCGGGAAGGTCCGGATGCCCCGCCGGCTGAGCGGTGTGCTGCAGAGCGAGGGGTTGTTCAACGACGCCACCGCCATCGTCATTTTTCAGACGGCCGTCGCGGCTGCCGTGGCCGGCCAGGACGTAGGGCCCGGCATCATCGTTTCATTTCTGCTCGGGGCCGTCGGCGCGGCCGCCATCGGCCTGGCCGCCGGCTGGGTCACCAAGAAGCTGATGGACTATGTCACCAATCCCGTGGGGCACAGCGCGGTCACCCTGGTGGTCCCGTTCGCGGTGTACATAGCGGCGGATTCGGTCCACGCCTCGGGCGTCGTTGCCGTCGTCGTCACGGCCTTGGAGATCAGGCGCGGCAGCCGCGCCGGTGCTGCGCAGGAGCGGGTCACCGTTACCGCCTTCTGGGACGTGGTGGAGCTGATGGTGACGGGCGTCGCCTTTGGCCTGGTGGGCTTGGAAGTCCGCCAGGCCGCCGAAGGCCAGGAGACGAACATTGGCGCGCTGACCTGGCCGGCGGCACTGATCTGCGTCCTCTGCTTTGCCGTCCGCGCCGCGTGGCTGGCACTGCTGGTGCTGCCGAGCCGGCGTCGCGGAGCCGGCGCACCGCCGTCGAACGCGAAGGACGTCGCGGCGCTCACCTGGTGCGGCATGCGCGGACTGGCAACGTTGGCGCTTGCACTGGCCCTGCCGTCCACGCTGGCTGACGGCTCGCCGTTCCCAGGCCGCGCGCAGATAGTCCTGTTGGCCGTGGCCGTACTGTTGAGCACGCTGGTCTTGCCGGGATTGACCTTGCCGTGGCTGATGAAACGGCTTCGCCTGTCGGAATCGCCGGAAACGCAAAAGGAGATCGAGCAGGATCTCGCTTCCCGGGCCGAGGGCGCGGCCATGGCTGCCGTGCAGGCTTCCGATCTCCTCGACGGCGTGGATGAGAAGAGGATCGAATGGGTCAAAAGGCAGCTGCTGCAGCTCCACACTGAGCTGGCGGGCACGCCCACCGACGCGGCCAAGGAGGAACGCTCCGAGTTCCGGGGCTGGGCCATCGCCGTCCAGTCCCTTGCCCTCGACGCAGCCCGGCAGGAAATGGTGACCGCGCGCGGCGAAACGGGCTCGGACACGGTCGCTGCCGACCAGGTGCTGCGCCGCCTGGATTTACGCACCATGTTGGTGCCGGACTGA
- the aroA gene encoding 3-phosphoshikimate 1-carboxyvinyltransferase, which translates to MHLSVVGTTDLVRGTVLVPNSKYHAHRALILASLAPGTSRIRGLSDARHVQYTVSALRSLGTRIEVEGDTFIVHGGPYRARNGTVSAGSSGSTLYFLAGLAALADRDVTVTGQKYFAHRPIGPLLAGLGQMGIEAHSPNDCPPLHVKARRPTGGVVHIAGTLSQWVSGLLMAAPFALDATTVVVDGPLNERTYVELTVRMMRQFGLQVDVAGDWQRFHIPANQQARPVDLVLPPDIGSAAFGLAVAGMHPADILLKGLRQTSSDGTDHPESELLDIVSAMGLPMKYDAGADCVRVRHNGMRLAPVEVDCRTVPDMLPVLSVMAALADGESVFRHVEHVRLKESDRVVAMLQLNSMGADLDFDGTDLRVRGVPRLASAHLSSFNDHRVLMSLAVAASAAEGRSLLTYPNAYRISYPMFLDAMQTLGLDMEVEAGPAREGATTALAEQAAVSDSLARAESAGELTASDWIRKWAAEKPHALAVVDARWDTAPHLSWQALDDDVDRAAAVFLSLGVEHGERIAVQLPNWRQFVVIAAAAMRIGAVICPIMPIFRQREMAYALQQSRARILIVADNFRGRQHSDETAALLDAAAAGRDPLLDGIMVEHVFVVHGTPGTARLMPPGTGSPGPVRWQVWHQARAAAHVDRAAIDARAPRPDDDAQLLLTSGTSGPPKGVVHTHRRLSRAAALQAAQLGLSGSDTVFIPSPLAHQTGFLYGMWLAFVLGAPQIVQSVWDADRALAVLHNWEGSFVQAATPFLTDLVHAVEGGARAPARLHTFVVTGAAVPRALAERATRVLGAAVCGAFGTTETGLATLSAPYDPPAKAWGTDGRALPGVRLRIIDDDGRPLPPGADGNLEISSNTVFDGYLDRPELAAETFTTDHWYRTGDVATLDDDGYLRITGRVKDVINRGGEKLPVYEIEQLLHTHPAVGEAAIVAMPDARLGERACLFVALAPGASLTFAGMQEFLDGHGVSKHYWPERLEIVDAVPRNIVGKVQKFVLRERAARLAPLTGHGTSPAQGTASSADGQAPGGQGADDGREGRP; encoded by the coding sequence GTGCATTTGTCAGTCGTGGGAACCACCGACCTTGTCCGCGGGACCGTTCTGGTCCCCAACTCCAAATACCACGCCCACCGCGCGCTGATCCTGGCCTCCCTGGCCCCCGGCACCAGCCGGATCCGCGGCCTCAGCGACGCCCGGCACGTGCAGTACACCGTCTCCGCCCTGCGCTCGCTCGGCACGCGGATTGAGGTGGAGGGGGATACGTTCATTGTCCACGGCGGGCCGTATCGCGCGCGCAACGGGACGGTGTCCGCGGGCAGCTCCGGCAGCACCCTGTACTTTCTGGCCGGACTGGCCGCCCTGGCGGACCGCGATGTGACGGTCACGGGCCAAAAATACTTCGCCCATCGGCCCATCGGCCCGCTCCTGGCAGGACTGGGCCAAATGGGCATCGAGGCCCATTCGCCCAACGACTGCCCGCCCCTGCACGTCAAGGCGCGCCGCCCCACCGGAGGCGTCGTGCACATTGCCGGCACCCTCTCCCAATGGGTGTCGGGGCTGCTCATGGCCGCCCCGTTCGCGCTCGATGCGACAACGGTGGTGGTGGACGGGCCGTTGAACGAGCGCACCTACGTGGAGCTGACCGTGCGCATGATGCGCCAGTTCGGCCTGCAGGTGGACGTTGCCGGCGACTGGCAGCGCTTCCACATCCCGGCCAACCAGCAGGCCCGCCCGGTGGACCTGGTGCTGCCGCCGGACATCGGCTCGGCCGCGTTCGGCCTTGCCGTGGCCGGGATGCACCCCGCCGACATCCTGCTCAAGGGCCTGCGCCAGACCAGTTCCGACGGCACCGACCACCCCGAGTCCGAGCTCCTGGACATCGTCTCCGCCATGGGCCTTCCCATGAAATACGACGCCGGGGCGGACTGCGTGCGCGTGCGCCACAACGGCATGCGGCTGGCCCCCGTGGAGGTGGACTGCCGCACCGTGCCGGACATGCTGCCGGTGCTGTCCGTGATGGCGGCCCTTGCCGACGGCGAAAGCGTGTTCCGCCATGTGGAGCATGTGCGCCTGAAGGAGTCCGACCGTGTGGTGGCCATGCTGCAGTTGAACTCCATGGGCGCGGACCTGGACTTTGACGGCACCGACCTGCGGGTCCGCGGCGTGCCGCGCCTGGCCAGCGCGCACCTCTCGTCCTTCAACGACCACCGGGTCCTGATGTCGCTGGCCGTTGCCGCCTCCGCCGCGGAGGGCCGTTCCCTGCTCACCTACCCCAACGCCTACCGCATCTCCTACCCCATGTTCCTGGACGCCATGCAGACGCTGGGGCTGGACATGGAGGTGGAGGCCGGTCCGGCGCGCGAGGGCGCCACGACGGCACTGGCCGAGCAGGCCGCCGTCAGCGACTCCCTGGCCCGCGCGGAGTCCGCCGGGGAGCTCACCGCCTCCGACTGGATCCGCAAGTGGGCGGCGGAAAAGCCGCACGCCCTGGCCGTGGTCGACGCCCGCTGGGACACGGCCCCGCACTTGAGCTGGCAGGCGCTGGACGACGACGTGGACCGCGCCGCGGCGGTGTTCCTCTCCCTCGGCGTGGAGCACGGGGAGCGGATCGCCGTGCAGCTGCCCAACTGGCGCCAGTTCGTGGTGATCGCCGCCGCGGCCATGCGGATCGGGGCCGTCATCTGCCCCATCATGCCCATCTTCCGCCAGCGCGAAATGGCGTACGCGCTGCAGCAGTCCCGGGCCAGGATCCTGATCGTCGCCGACAACTTTCGCGGCCGCCAGCACTCCGACGAAACGGCCGCCCTCCTGGACGCGGCAGCGGCCGGGCGCGATCCGTTGCTGGATGGCATCATGGTGGAACACGTGTTTGTGGTCCACGGCACACCCGGCACGGCCCGGCTGATGCCGCCCGGCACCGGCTCGCCGGGCCCGGTGCGGTGGCAGGTCTGGCACCAGGCCAGGGCAGCAGCGCACGTGGACCGCGCCGCCATCGACGCCCGCGCGCCCCGCCCCGACGACGACGCCCAGCTTCTGTTGACCTCCGGCACCTCCGGCCCGCCCAAGGGCGTGGTCCACACCCACCGCAGGCTCTCCCGCGCCGCCGCGCTGCAGGCCGCCCAGCTCGGCCTGAGCGGATCCGACACCGTCTTCATCCCCTCCCCGCTGGCGCACCAGACCGGCTTCCTCTACGGCATGTGGCTGGCCTTTGTGCTGGGTGCCCCGCAGATCGTGCAAAGCGTGTGGGACGCCGACCGTGCCCTCGCCGTCCTCCACAACTGGGAGGGCAGCTTTGTCCAGGCCGCCACGCCGTTTCTGACCGACCTGGTGCACGCGGTTGAGGGCGGGGCGCGCGCCCCGGCGCGGCTGCACACCTTTGTGGTGACCGGCGCCGCCGTCCCCCGGGCCCTGGCCGAACGCGCCACCCGCGTGCTCGGCGCCGCCGTCTGCGGCGCCTTCGGCACCACGGAAACCGGGCTTGCCACCCTTTCCGCCCCCTACGACCCGCCGGCGAAGGCCTGGGGCACCGACGGCCGGGCGCTGCCGGGCGTCCGGCTGCGCATCATCGACGACGACGGCCGGCCGCTTCCCCCCGGCGCGGACGGCAACCTCGAGATCTCCAGCAACACCGTCTTCGACGGCTACCTCGACCGGCCCGAACTGGCCGCGGAGACCTTTACGACCGACCACTGGTACCGCACAGGCGACGTGGCCACCCTGGACGACGACGGCTACCTGCGCATCACCGGGCGCGTCAAGGACGTCATCAACCGGGGCGGGGAGAAGCTGCCGGTCTACGAGATCGAACAGCTGCTGCACACGCACCCGGCCGTCGGCGAGGCCGCCATCGTGGCCATGCCCGACGCCCGGCTGGGCGAACGTGCCTGCCTCTTTGTCGCGCTGGCCCCCGGCGCCAGCCTGACGTTCGCCGGGATGCAGGAGTTCCTGGACGGCCACGGCGTCAGCAAGCACTACTGGCCCGAGCGGCTGGAGATCGTGGACGCGGTCCCCCGCAACATTGTGGGCAAGGTGCAGAAGTTTGTGCTCCGCGAACGCGCCGCCCGGCTCGCGCCCCTCACGGGGCACGGGACGTCACCGGCGCAAGGTACGGCGTCGTCCGCGGACGGACAGGCGCCCGGCGGGCAGGGAGCGGACGACGGACGGGAGGGACGGCCATGA